The Papaver somniferum cultivar HN1 chromosome 3, ASM357369v1, whole genome shotgun sequence genome includes a region encoding these proteins:
- the LOC113361530 gene encoding RING-H2 finger protein ATL8-like — MTSPSTSAVAEPPSPIILDSDFIVILAALLCALICVIGLVAVARCAWLRRTNGDSDNNPSAASLQSQANKGLKRKILKSLPKITYDKTLSMEDCAICLSEFEIGDEIRVLPQCNHGFHVTCIDTWLGSHSSCPSCRQILVILRCKNCGGFPNTSSSSSSSVNHHPPPPPPPPQVLLQLTEAELKAREDHINRFLP, encoded by the coding sequence ATGACTTCTCCATCAACATCAGCAGTAGCAGAACCACCATCACCAATTATATTAGATTCGGATTTCATTGTTATACTGGCAGCGTTACTATGTGCCTTAATCTGTGTTATTGGCTTAGTTGCAGTAGCTCGTTGTGCTTGGCTTCGGCGTACGAATGGAGATAGTGATAATAATCCTTCAGCAGCTTCATTACAATCACAAGCGAATAAAGGATTGAAAAGGAAGATTCTTAAATCATTACCTAAAATCACTTATGATAAGACATTGTCAATGGAAGATTGTGCTATTTGTTTAAGTGAATTCGAAATTGGTGATGAGATTAGAGTGTTGCCTCAATGTAATCATGGATTTCATGTTACTTGTATTGATACTTGGCTTGGTTCTCACTCTTCTTGTCCTTCTTGTCGTCAGATTCTTGTTATTCTTAGATGTAAAAATTGCGGTGGATTTCCAAatacttcttcctcttcatcttcttctgttaatcatcATCCTCCTCCACCCCCACCTCCTCCTCAAGTGCTACTACAACTCACTG